In Gossypium arboreum isolate Shixiya-1 chromosome 5, ASM2569848v2, whole genome shotgun sequence, a single genomic region encodes these proteins:
- the LOC108486063 gene encoding ran-binding protein 1 homolog b-like encodes MASKEPEHEHREDEEAPAAEDEDTGAQVAPIVKLEEVAVSTGEENEDPILDLKSKLYRFDKEGNHWKERGAGTVKLLKHKETGKVRLVMRQSKTLKICANHLVLPTMTVQEHAGNDKSCLWHASDYADGELKDELFCIRFASVENCKTFMQMFQEVAESQKPKEENKDASDAAGQLEKLSFQEKAGEEKAVAKKEEKETKVDTEKADTENKDGEPASST; translated from the exons ATGGCAAGCAAAGAACCCGAACACGAGCACAGAGAAGATGAAGAAGCTCCTGCCGCCGAGGACGAAGACACTGGAGCTCAAGTCGCCCCTATTGTCAAGTTAGAGGAAGTCGCTGTCAGTACAGGCGAGGAAAATGAAGATCCGATCCTCGATCT GAAGTCGAAGCTGTATCGATTTGATAAAGAAGGGAATCACTGGAAAGAGAGAGGTGCTGGTACTGTGAAGCTGTTGAAGCACAAAGAGACAGGAAAAGTTCGCCTTGTTATGAGGCAATCTAAGACTCTCAAGATCTGCGCCAATCATCTAG TGTTACCGACAATGACGGTGCAGGAGCACGCTGGGAATGATAAATCGTGCTTATGGCACGCCTCTGACTATGCAGATGGTGAATTGAAAGATGAACTTTTCTGCATTCGTTTTGCATCAGTGGAAA attgCAAAACCTTTATGCAAATGTTCCAAGAAGTTGCTGAATCACAAAAACCAAAAGAGGAAAACAAGGATGCATCTGATGCTGCTGGACAACTTGAGAAGTTGAGCTTTCAAGAGAAAGCTGGAGAGGAGAAGGCTGTTGCTAAGAAGGAAGAGAAGGAAACAAAAGTGGATACAGAAAAAGCAGATACAGAGAACAAAGATGGGGAGCCAGCTTCCTCAACTTGA
- the LOC108486061 gene encoding protein NETWORKED 4A-like, translating into MDIKNSCFAHSIPRSLDSSTVSLSHSLSWKIKQQTHKRDSGSPFSLFLYLILITFLQQASKMANSSGQLTKSVKRLESRKSHSWWWDSHISPKNSRWLAENLEEMDRSVKHMLKLIEEDGDSFMKKAEMYYQKRPELVSHVEEFYRVYRSLAERYDHLTGELRKNIPSDLQSQGSDISDIASDLPPIWPSSDQRLSRRKSGPRAAGFSVFLGSGGSGSDVYQKEEDESSTRTDYESESDDSSVNNYSVLSGNGSDQGVSRKMVELELELHEMKQKLRMLEEENTDGSVRRAKCNNSELLARIREYEEKLEFSNRRIQLSEEKITWLRTELQKYKPLEAAYLESSEEESGKMHQTEQIEVNQALDLQNKIGIMEKENEHADGKMQALVEELSITKEMLQASEKEIASLKFEKKQSSEKVQKLQGQLDTAQREIITWKSKLNTERREVSKLQERIAMLKNSLSDRDHEIRDLKIAVSDAEQKIFPEKAHIKAEISKLLEGRNFLEQQLRDWEARGRSLEEEIRKAVNEKRESEERLHSEIEHLRLEIDERSDCIKVLNENLETLKSERDELKIKINSLKAEISRRDNQIAQIEKHLQDLHMEHVKLIASAEEAHRSVEELQSKAKELEDVIERQRIMILEGAEEKREAIRQLCFSLDHYRDGYHWLRQAFMGQKRVPVLTT; encoded by the exons ATGGATATTAAAAACAGCTGCTTTGCCCATTCCATTCCCAGGTCTCTCGACAGCTCCACAGTCTCTCTTTCTCATTctctttcatggaaaattaagCAACAAACACATAAAAGAGATTCAGGGAGCCCTTTTTCTCT GTTTTTATACCTGATCCTGATCACCTTTCTTCAACAAGCTTCCAAGATGGCAAATTCTTCA GGTCAATTAACTAAAAGTGTGAAGAGACTAGAATCCAGAAAGTCACATTCATGGTGGTGGGATAGCCACATCAGTCCCAAGAATTCAAGATGGCTAGCAGAAAATCTCGAGG AAATGGATCGTAGCGTCAAGCACATGCTGAAGCTCATTGAAGAAGATGGAGATTCATTTATGAAAAAGGCTGAGATGTATTATCAGAAGAGGCCAGAACTTGTATCTCATGTTGAGGAGTTCTACCGTGTGTATCGTTCTTTGGCAGAGCGTTACGACCACCTGACAGGAGAATTGAGGAAGAATATTCCATCAGACCTCCAATCTCAGGGTTCTGACATCTCTGACATTGCCTCTGATCTACCCCCTATTTGGCCGTCCTCAGACCAAAGGCTGAGTCGTCGTAAATCTGGCCCCCGAGCTGCTGGCTTCAGTGTCTTCCTTGGTTCTGGTGGGAGTGGCTCTGATGTGTACCAGAAAGAAGAGGATGAGTCATCTACTCGAACGGATTATGAATCAGAATCTGATGATTCTTCAGTCAATAATTACTCAGTTTTGTCAGGGAATGGGAGTGATCAAGGGGTTAGCAGGAAAATGGTTGAGTTGGAGCTTGAACTTCATGAAATGAAACAGAAGCTACGGATGCTAGAGGAAGAAAATACAGATGGTTCAGTAAGACGGGCAAAATGTAATAATTCCGAACTTCTTGCTAGAATTAGGGAGTATGAGGAAAAACTTGAATTTTCCAACAGAAGAATACAGCTCTCTGAAGAAAAAATCACCTGGTTGAGGACCGAGCTCCAAAAATATAAACCACTAGAGGCAGCTTACCTGGAATCATCTGAAGAAGAAAGTGGCAAAATGCACCAGACTGAGCAGATTGAGGTAAATCAGGCTTTGGATCTTCAAAACAAGATTGGTATAATGGAGAAAGAAAATGAACATGCAGATGGCAAGATGCAGGCACTGGTGGAAGAATTAAGTATTACCAAAGAAATGCTCCAGGCTTCTGAGAAAGAAATTGCTAGTTTGAAGTTTGAGAAGAAGCAGTCTTCTGAAAAAGTTCAAAAGTTGCAGGGTCAGCTTGATACTGCTCAAAGAGAGATAATCACATGGAAATCCAAACTGAATACAGAGAGAAGAGAGGTCTCCAAGCTGCAGGAAAGAATTGCAATGTTGAAGAATAGTTTATCAGACAGGGATCATGAGATCCGGGATTTAAAGATAGCTGTATCTGATGCTGAGCAGAAGATTTTTCCTGAAAAAGCTCATATCAAAGCTGAAATATCAAAATTGTTGGAGGGACGAAATTTTTTGGAACAACAGCTCAGGGACTGGGAAGCACGTGGCCGGTCCTTGGAGGAGGAGATCAGAAAAGCTGTGAATGAAAAAAGAGAATCAGAGGAGAGGCTTCATAGCGAAATTGAGCATTTGAGGTTGGAGATTGATGAGAGAAGTGATTGCATTAAAGTTTTAAATGAGAACCTTGAGACTTTAAAATCGGAAAGGGATGAGCTTAAGATCAAAATCAATTCACTCAAAGCAGAGATTAGTCGTAGGGATAATCAGATTGCTCAAATTGAAAAGCATCTCCAGGACTTACATATGGAGCATGTGAAGCTAATTGCTAGTGCTGAAGAAGCTCATAGATCGGTGGAGGAACTCCAATCAAAAGCTAAGGAACTAGAGGATGTGATTGAGAGGCAAAGAATCATGATACTGGAGGGAGCTGAAGAGAAACGAGAAGCTATAAGGCAGCTTTGCTTCTCCCTGGATCATTACCGAGATGGGTATCACTGGCTTCGGCAAGCATTTATGGGGCAAAAGAGAGTTCCAGTTTTGACTACATGA
- the LOC108486062 gene encoding BAG family molecular chaperone regulator 4-like encodes MKRLSSSKRVVSNEVKGDIEWELRPGGMLVQKRNMADAASAPMIKIKVSHGSYHRDIVVPAQSTFGDLKGVLAQETGLEPKEQRLLFQGKEKDDEECLHMVGVKDMSKVVVLEDPASKERKLVEMNSNQSVLKACEEVAEVRSEVDKLSEKVIAVEANVRAGTKVAENEFLVLTELLMVQLLQLDTIEADGEAKVQRRVEVRRVQGLVDTLDHLKARNSNPFSSSCNAVPMSTKWEAFELSSTRITQDWEVFD; translated from the exons ATGAAAAGATTATCATCTTCAAAAAGGGTAGTGAGCAATGAGGTTAAAGGGGACATAGAGTGGGAGCTTAGGCCTGGTGGCATGCTTGTTCAGAAGAGGAACATGGCGGATGCTGCTTCTGCTCCTATGATTAAGATCAAAGTTTCTCATGGTTCTTATCACCGTGATATAGTTGTGCCTGCTCAATCCACTTTTG GGGATTTGAAAGGGGTTCTTGCACAAGAAACCGGTTTGGAGCCAAAGGAGCAGAGACTATTATTCCAAGGGAAAGAGAAGGATGATGAAGAATGTTTGCATATGGTAGGAGTAAAAGACATGTCAAAGGTGGTAGTTTTAGAGGACCCAGCTAGCAAAGAGAGGAAGCTTGTGGAGATGAATAGCAACCAAAGTGTGCTAAAAGCCTGTGAAGAGGTTGCTGAGGTCAGGTCAGAGGTTGATAAGCTCTCTGAGAAG GTTATTGCTGTGGAGGCAAATGTTCGAGCAGGTACCAAGGTTGCAGAAAACGAATTCCTTGTCTTGACGGAGTTACTTATGGTGCAATTGCTCCAATTAGATACAATTGAGGCTGATGGTGAAGCCAAAGTCCAGAGGCGGGTTGAG GTTCGTCGAGTTCAAGGTCTAGTGGACACCCTGGACCACTTGAAGGCTAGAAACTCCAATCCCTTCAGCAGTAGCTGCAATGCAGTGCCAATGAGTACCAAATGGGAGGCATTTGAGTTATCATCTACAAGAATAACTCAAGATTGGGAGGTATTTGATTAA